The Syntrophobacterales bacterium genome contains the following window.
TCGCGCTGGGTCATATTATCTTGAGCCTTCTTATTGTGGCCATGTTTATATTCCTGCTTACACCCTTTGCCCACATTGTGGAGTTCATATTGCCGGGGAAAGATGAGGCACTGCCCTTGTGGCCTGAATATCTTGATGAGAAGTGCCTGGCCAAGACAAGTGACGCGCTGGATTGTGTCAATAAGGAATTGCTGAGGGAGATCATGCTGGCAGGAAGGATGTTTTCCGGGAGCGTAGGACTGATTGCCGACTGGAACGAGACACGGAAGAAAGACATCATGTACATCGAACTTGTGGTCGATAACCTGCAGGCCGAGATAACGAGTTTTCTGTGGAATATCTCGTCTGGCGAGCTTTCGCCCGTGCTCTCAAAGAGGCTTTTTGCTTTTTCCGTAATAGTTGACGAAATCGAGAGGATTGGCGATCGCTCCACCAATATCGTTGAATTATCCGAATCACGGCATAAAACCAAGGCGGCATTCACCGATCAGGCATATGCCGAAGCAGAAGAAATAGGAAACATGGTGTGTAAGAATATCGAGGACGCCACCTTTCTCCTTCAGACAAAGGACCAATCCCGTACAAAAGACATCTTTTACAGGCATGAAGAGATAAGACTTAAGGCGAGAGAGGCTGCAGAAAAACATCTGAAGCGGTTCTATATGAAGCAGTGCAGGGCCGAAGCAGGTCTTTTGTTTATCGACATTCTTATAAATCTTGAAGTCATATCTGGACATTGTCAGATTATTGCGGAGCGCATCAAAGGGCTTTCGTTGGACGATTATGCAAGCTCTATGGAATGAAAAGCAATCACTTCCGGTTCAGAGAGATACAGTTTTGTTGTCACATGTTATATCAGGACAAAAAGATCATGTTTGGACGGTTTTTTAAGTCTGGCGTTCATCAGCACTTTTCGTGCCGGGTGGGATAACATCGTCAGCTATCCACGATTGATGTGGTGATGACGGGTATTTACGACGATGGCGCATGTTTCTTTCTGGCAGGGGAGCACTAGCCTTAGGCCCCTTCAATACCATGAATAGAGAAATAATCTTCTGTTTTTCTGATGATCAGGCATTGGTTCGACCGATCTTATTACCTACGAGCCCTATTTATTGACATTTTGGCCGCAATAAGTCATATTTTCACGGAATGAAAAACGAAGAGCAGCGCTTAAGAAAAATACGCAACATAGGAATCGCGGCCCATATTGACGCCGGTAAGACTACTGTGACCGAGCGCATCCTTTTCTATACGGGAAAGACACATAAAATAGGAGAGGTGCACGAAGGCACAGCCACCATGGATTACCTGCCCCAGGAGCAGGAAAGAGGAATCACTATTACCTCTGCGGTAACGACATTTTATTGGGCTAATCATGAGATACAACTGATAGATACCCCTGGTCACGTCGATTTTACCATAGAGGTGGAGAGGTCACTTCGCGTGCTTGATGGCGTGGTCGCCGTTTTTTGCGGTGTCGGCGGTGTTGAGCCACAGTCGGAGACCGTGTGGCACCAGGCCGATAAATATCATGTTCCTAGGATCGCATTTGTAAACAAGCTTGACCGCCTGGGATCCGACTTTTTCGCCGTTATGGATATGTTGGTAGAGAAACTTGGGGCGAACCCGATTCCTATACAGATACCCTTGGGGAAGGAAGACGGCTTTTACGGAGTAGTCGATCTCATTACCATGAAAGGTATCGTATGGGATGAAGAAGATTCGGGTATAACCTACAGAGATATTTCGATACCAGCGGAATACAGAGAGATAGCGGGAATTTACAGGGAAAAGCTTTTTGAAAAACTTTCCCTTATTGACGACAATTTTATGGAGCTTTACCTAGAAGGGCAAGAGATCGGAGAAGCCCTTGTGCATGAGGTATTGAGGAAAGGTACGGTTGGGCTTAAATGCGTACCCGTTCTCCTGGGGACCGCGCTTAAAAACAAAGGCATACAGTCCCTTATGGATGCAGTGGTGCGGTATCTTCCTTCGCCCCTAGATGTGCCTCCCGTGCAGGGTGTAAACCAGGAAACCGGCGAAATTGTGTATCGTTTTTCAAAAGATAATGAGGATTTCACAGCTCTTGCATTCAAGGTGGTCATGCAGGAGGGGAGAAAACTCGTGTATGTCAGGGTTTATTCGGGTATTGTCAAGGTGGGAGACGATATCTTCAATGTGAACCTTAATAAAAAAGAGAAAATTTCCCGTATTTTCAGGATGCATGCCAATCACAGGGAGCGTATTGAGGAGGCAAGAGCAGGAGCGATTGTGGGGATGATAGGGCTCAAGGATACGTCCACCGGTCACACACTGACAGGGATCAACCCGGTCGCCCTGGAGCAGATCGAAATCTACAAACCCGTGATATCCGTTGCGGTGGAGCCCAAGAGGAACATTGATCAGGAGAAGCTACTTCTCACGCTCCAAAGAATTGCCGAAGAAGATCCCACGTTTATTGTCAGAACAGACGAAGAGGCCTACCAGACAATAATCTCCGGAATGGGTGAACTCCACCTTGACGTGGTTGCCAGAAGGATCAAAGAAGAGTTTGGTGTCGACCTCCTCGTCGGTAAACCCCAGGTGGTATATAAGGAGACGATAGAACGGGAGGTCACCTTAGAACATACGTTTGAAAAGGTCTTGCCTGGTATACCCGGCGGCACAACGGGTAGCGGGGCGCAGAAAGGGTGGGTGTCCCTGCATGTTTCTCCCAGCCGGCGCGGTGAAGGAAATATGGTCACCTCTAGGATACCGGAGGACAATCCAGTATTCCCTCACGTGATAGCAGTGGAGGAAGGTATAGTCGAGGCGTCCCATATAGGCGTGCTTAAGGGTTTCCCTCTAGTGGACGTGAAAGTGGAGATTATTGACGCCTTATTCAGTAGTCCTGAGTTTGCGAGGCTTACCCTCAAGATGGCCGCATATGAAGGGTTCCGTAAAGCCTGCTCTGAGGCGAAGCCTGTGCTTCTTGTTCCTTTTATGTCTCTCACTGTTACGGTGCCGAATGAGTTCCTTGGAGATATAATCGGAGACCTTAACGCGAGAAGGTGCCAGATTTCCGAGGTAGTGTCGAAAGATAGGATCACCGTGGTTCAGGCGAAGGCACCCCTCACGAAGATGTTCGGTTATTCCACGGACGTGAGATCTCTTTCCCAAGGTAGGGCTTCCTTTACCATGTATTTTTCCCACTACGATAAGATTGACAATGGATAGAGTAAAAGAACTGCTGCAATTTTTGCGGAAAAAAAACGATTATGTCTCGGGGGATTACATTGCAGGTAAAATGGGCATTTCAAGAACTGCGGTATGGAAATATGTGAATTATCTTGAGCAGATGGGCTATACCGTAAAAAAATCTAAAGGCAAAGGATATAATTTGCTGAAAGAGCCTGACAGGCTTTATCCCTGGGAAATAGAGAGATATCTTGACACCCGTTACGTGGGTCGCAAGATCACCTGTAAGGAGACTGTCGATTCTACGAACCTGCTCGCGTTCAGACTTGCTCTTGCGGGTGAGCCTGAAGGTGGTGCCGTGGTGGCGGAATCGCAAAATATGGGAAAAGGGAGGCTCGGGCGCGTATGGTTTTCGCCGTACGGGAAAAACCTCTGCCTGTCCGTGATTTTTAGGCCCCATGTCCATCCTTCTCGCATCTATCCCATCACTTTTCTGTCATCCCTTGCTGTATACGATACCATTGAGGCTCTTGGTGCGGAACCGACGCTAAAGTGGCCAAACGACGTGCTGATCAAGAGTAAGAAGGTGTGCGGAACTCTGCTTGAGCTCTCCACGGAAGCGGAGATGGTAAAATTCGTGGTGGTGGGTATAGGGCTTAATATCAACATGAAGAAGCAAGAGATGTCCGAAGAGATTAGAGAGAAGGCTACATCTCTGTCGATAGAGAAAAAAAAGATATATGAAAGACCGGCTGTCTGTGGTATGCTACTCTCCTACTTGGAAAAATACTACGAGATTTTCAGAGAGAAGGGTGAGTCGGAGATCTGCCGCATCTGGGA
Protein-coding sequences here:
- the fusA gene encoding elongation factor G, translated to MKNEEQRLRKIRNIGIAAHIDAGKTTVTERILFYTGKTHKIGEVHEGTATMDYLPQEQERGITITSAVTTFYWANHEIQLIDTPGHVDFTIEVERSLRVLDGVVAVFCGVGGVEPQSETVWHQADKYHVPRIAFVNKLDRLGSDFFAVMDMLVEKLGANPIPIQIPLGKEDGFYGVVDLITMKGIVWDEEDSGITYRDISIPAEYREIAGIYREKLFEKLSLIDDNFMELYLEGQEIGEALVHEVLRKGTVGLKCVPVLLGTALKNKGIQSLMDAVVRYLPSPLDVPPVQGVNQETGEIVYRFSKDNEDFTALAFKVVMQEGRKLVYVRVYSGIVKVGDDIFNVNLNKKEKISRIFRMHANHRERIEEARAGAIVGMIGLKDTSTGHTLTGINPVALEQIEIYKPVISVAVEPKRNIDQEKLLLTLQRIAEEDPTFIVRTDEEAYQTIISGMGELHLDVVARRIKEEFGVDLLVGKPQVVYKETIEREVTLEHTFEKVLPGIPGGTTGSGAQKGWVSLHVSPSRRGEGNMVTSRIPEDNPVFPHVIAVEEGIVEASHIGVLKGFPLVDVKVEIIDALFSSPEFARLTLKMAAYEGFRKACSEAKPVLLVPFMSLTVTVPNEFLGDIIGDLNARRCQISEVVSKDRITVVQAKAPLTKMFGYSTDVRSLSQGRASFTMYFSHYDKIDNG
- a CDS encoding biotin--[acetyl-CoA-carboxylase] ligase, with product MDRVKELLQFLRKKNDYVSGDYIAGKMGISRTAVWKYVNYLEQMGYTVKKSKGKGYNLLKEPDRLYPWEIERYLDTRYVGRKITCKETVDSTNLLAFRLALAGEPEGGAVVAESQNMGKGRLGRVWFSPYGKNLCLSVIFRPHVHPSRIYPITFLSSLAVYDTIEALGAEPTLKWPNDVLIKSKKVCGTLLELSTEAEMVKFVVVGIGLNINMKKQEMSEEIREKATSLSIEKKKIYERPAVCGMLLSYLEKYYEIFREKGESEICRIWEDRADIKDKYLEIVQMGDIYKGISEGIDKDGAILINEGGTVRKIIAGDVNY